Genomic segment of Sinorhizobium meliloti:
GCCGGCGCGGCGCAGCTCGGCACCAGGCCGCCTTTCAGCGCCTTGATCGAAAGGCCGTGTGCCGCTTCCGGATCGAAGAGGAAGAGGCCGCGCCGTGCGAGGTGCTCCAACCGGCGGATCATGGGGCGAGTTCCGGGAAGCTGTGCTGACCGTCCGGCCGCAGCGGCAGGGGCTTCTCCCACAATACGGCGTCAAGCGGGAGCGGAGCGTAAAGATGCGGAAACAGCGCGCCGCCGCGAGAGGGCTCATAGACGAGTTTGTCGCCCAGCGCCGGCGCGTCGACCGCAACGAGCAGCAGGTCGCCCTGACCCTCGAAATGCCGGGAGGCGGTTTCGACGACCTGGTCCCGGGTCGAAAAATGAATGAACCCGTCGGCGAGATCGACGGGCGCGCCTGCAAACGCGCCGGTCCGCCGCGCCTCCTGCCATAGAAGTGCCGGAACGATCTTGTATATGGTAGCGTTCATCTTTGTTCGCTTATCCGTCGTGAGCATGAGTGATGGCCTTGCCGCAAATATCGGCGCCTGTCCACCGCACAGCATGAGATCGAGGCGGATTTTCCGTAAGCATTCAACGGAGAGAACGTCATGAGACAGGCAGTCGCAATACTCGCAGTCGGGTTGGGGTTCGGTCTCATTGCCCCGGCGGCTGCGCAGGAAGCCTCGCCCGGCCGCTACAGCATGCAGAAGTCGGAAACGGGATTAGCCCGGCTCGACACCGAGACCGGCGAGGTCACCTTGTGCCAGGAAAAGGGCGGGGAGCTCATCTGCAGGATGGCGGCCGACGAGAGAGCCGCATTCGAGCGCGAACTCGACCTCCTCACAAGTCGCATCGAAGCGCTGGAAAAGGCCGTGGAAAGCGGTGAAACCGCGGCCGAACCGGCGCTACCCGACGATGAAGAGATTGACCGGGCAATGAGCATCATGGAAAGAATGGTGCGCAAGTTCATGGGAATCGTGAAGGAATTCGAGGACAAGGGCAGCGATTCCGCCGACGAGGGTGAGAATCTGCCGCAGAAGACCTGAAAACGAGCGGTGACGTGCTGGAGGGCACGCGCCGCGCATGTTTCCCTGAAACAGGGATCATTTGGGAATAAGATGATACGGCAGATCCACAGCGCAAAGCTGCAGGATGGCAGCCGAGGCTCTTGGGAGGGAGCGTCATCATGCCGGAAATGACCATCATCATCGCCGACGACCACCCGCTCTTTCGTGGCGCAATGCGCCAGGCGCTGAGCGGCATGGCGGGCGCACCGGCCATCGTCGAGGCCGGAGATTTCGCCGCTGCGCGCAGGGCTGCGGCCGACAACCCGGACGCCGATCTGATGCTGCTCGACCTGACGATGCCGGGCGTGAGCGGGCTTTCGGGGCTGATCGCGCTGCGTGCCGAGTTTCCGAGCCTGCCCGTGATGATAGTCTCGGCCCATGACGATCCGGCGACCATCCATCGTGCGCTCGACCTGGGCGCGGCAGGGTTCCTGTCCAAATCGGCCGGTATCGAGGAAATCCGTGAAGGCATCGCAAAGGTGATGGCCGGCGAGGTGTTCGTCCCGGCCGGTTACGACCAGAACCAGGAATACGAGCCGGAGGTTGCCGACCTGCTGCACCGGCTGCAGACATTGACGCCGCAGCAGTCCCGCGTCCTCTCGATGCTCGCCGAGGGGCTGCTCAACAAGCAGATCGCCTATGAACTCGGCGTCTCCGAGGCGACGATCAAGGCGCATGTCTCGGCGATCCTCCTGAAGCTCAACGTCGACAGCCGTACACAGGCGGTGATCCAGCTATCGAAGCTGGGGACGGTCGCGGCGGCCTGAGGCCGCCGCTCCCGACGCTGGAGATTTTTGCCCCTCATCCCGCTGCCGCGACCCTCTCCCCGTTTTTGAGGGGTGAGGGTGCGTCAGGAGTCGGCGGCTTGTCCCTTCGCCCCGCCTGGGGGAGAAGGTGGCCGGCAGGCCGGATGAGGGGCGATCCCGAGCTAAGCCAATTATCCCGCCGCTATTCCGCCGCGGCGCGTCCCGCCGCCGCAAGCTGCGTGAGCCAGGCGCGCAGAGCGGCCGGGCGGACGGGCTTGTGCTGCAGCGAGACGCCGTCCCGTTCGGCGGCGCCGCGCACTTCCGGTGACCGGTCGGCCGTTACCATGAGTGCGGGGATACTCTCCTGCCAGAGGCCGCGGATCGCGGCGATCGCCTCGACACCGGTGCCGTCGCCGAGGTGATAGTCGGCGACGATCGCGTCGGGACGCACGCTCAGTCTGCCGGGCGCCATTTCAGTGCAGGCGGCGAGCGACTCGGCGGTGGTCACGCTGCAGCCCCAGCCGCCGAGCAGCAGGGCCATGCCTTCGAGAATCTTCGGCTCGTTGTCGATGCAGATGACGTTCAGCCCGGCCAGTGCTTCGCTCGTTTTCGCCGCTGCGACGGGTTGCGGTCTGACCCTGCCGCCGGCGCTCTTGTCGAGCGGCACGCTGACCTTGAAGCCGGTGCCTTTTCCCGGCTTCGATTGCAGGCCGACCGGGTGATTGAGAACCCGCGAGATGCGGTCGACGATGGAGAGACCGAGGCCGAGCCCCGACGCGGTTCGCGCGCCTTCTTCGAGGCGCGCGAATTCCTTGAAGACGGTGCGGAATTTCGATGTTGGAATTCCGATGCCCGAATCGAGGACTTCGATCGTCGCCGTCTGTCCGTGCCGGCGCACGCCCACCAGCACCTTGCCCCGGAGTGTGTATTTTATGGCGTTCGATACGAGGTTCTGGACGAGGCGCCGGAGCAGGTTCGGATCGCTGCGCGCCGCGAGCGATGTCGGCATGATGACGAGTTGGATATCCTTCGCCCTCGCCATCGGCGCAAAGTCCGTCTCGATCCGCCTGAGCAATTCGTCGAGCGGCACGGATTGCAGGCGCGGCTTCATCGCGCCGGTGTCGAGCCGCGAAATGTCGAGCACGGCGCCGAGGATGGCTTCCACCGATTCGAGCGATGAATCGATGTTCTGCACCAGCGCCCGGTTGTCGGAATCTCCGAGTCGCTCGACCAGCGACGAGGAGTAGAGCCGTGCCGCGTTCAAGGGCTGCAGGATGTCGTGACCGGCAGCGGCAAAGAAGCGGGTCTTGCCGATATTCGCCTCCTCGGCGGCCGCCCTTGCCTCGCCCAGTTCGCGGTTGACGCGTGTGAGTTCTCCCGTCCGCTCGGCGACGCGCAGTTCCAGCGTTTCGTTCGCCTGTTTGAGCGCCATGTCGGCCGCGACGCGCTGGGTTATATCGGTGTAGGTCGTGACGATGCCCTTGTCGGGCATGGCATTGCTTCTGACCTCCAGGATGCGGGCGCCGCCTTCGAGTTCGAGCAGGAACGGCTTGTCGAGCGTCAGGAAGTTGGCGATCAGCGCCTTCTCCTCATCCTGGCGGACATCCCCGCGGCGGGCAAGGATCGCGACGATGTCGGCCAGCGGAAAGCCCACCTGTCCGGCGGCCTCGGGGAGATCCAGGAGTTCCCGGAAACGGCGGTTCCAGATGATGAGATTGTTGGCGTTGTCGAAGACGGCAATGCCCTGGTCCATCTGCGAGAGTGCCGTATGCAGCATGTCCTGGTTGTATTGGAGCGCCTCGCTTGCCTGGTCGAGCAGCCAGGCGGTGTCGGAGGAGGTGTCGTCCATGCGCTGCAGGACAAGTGAAAGGACGAGCCGGGCGGAAGACGAGCCGATCGCGCTGCCGAGCAATTGTTCCGAGAAGTGGACAAGGGCCATGTCGGCGGAGGCGTTGTCGTCGAGCCAGCGGCCGGATTGCTGTTCATAGGTATGGAAGGAGCGCTGCATGCGCTCCTCGCCCATGTAACGGCCGATCGTCGTCTTGAGGTCGCGCACCGTCACCTTGGTCTTGCGCCCGCGGAAGGTCCGCTCGGTGCGTGAGCGGCGGGTGATGAAGACGCCCGCCTGGAAACGCTCCAAGGGTTTGGGCGCGCGTGTCAGCGAACCCACGATATAGGCCGCGACATTGACGAGCATGCTGAGAGCCGTCGCATTTACCAGCGGGTCTGAATGGGAGCCGGAGAAGAGATCGGCGAAGGGCAGCAGGAAGCTGAGCACCGTGGAGGCGATGTGGGAATTGTCCGGCCCGCCGAGGCTCGGCAGGAAAAGGACATAGGCCCAGACGAGGAAGCCGCTGACCATCCCGGCGATCGCGCCGCGGGCATTGGCCTGCCGCCAGACGAGACCGCCGAGGAGCGCCGGCGCCATCTGCGCGATGGCGGCGAAGGAGAGCAGTCCGAGCGAGGCAAGCCCGGCGCTGATATCGGCGGCGCGATAATAGCCGTAGCCGAGGAAGAGGACGACGAAGATCGCCGTTCGGCGGATATTGAGGAGCGTACCGGCCATGTCCTCCTGGAGAGAGCCGCGGGTGCCGAGCCTGCGGCGCAGGAATACCGGCATGACGATGTCGTTCGAAACCATGATCGAGAGCGCGACCGAAGCGACGATGACCATGGCGGTCGCCGCGGAGAAGCCGCCGATGAAGGTGAAAAGCGTGACGAGCGGCACGTCGCCGGCAAGCGGCAGTGCCAGAAGATAGAGATCCGCATTGCCGGAGCCGGAGAAGGTCAGGATGCCGGCGATCGCGATCGGCAGGACGAAGGCGTTGATTGCGATCAGATAGAGCGGGAAGAGGATGCCCGCCGTGCGCAGTTCGTTATCGGTGCGGTTTTCCACGACCGTCACGTGGAATTGCCGGGGAAGCATGATGATGCCGAAGGCGGAAAGCGCGATCATCAGAATCCAGCGCGCGACCGGCGTCTGGTATTCGAGCGCGGCGAGCACCGTGGGACTCTGCTGCGCTTCCGCCCATAGATTTGCAGGCCCGCCGAACAGGAAGAAGACGATATAGATGCCCACAGTGAGCATCGCCACGAGCTTGACGACCGATTCCATCGCGATCGCGAGGATCAAGCCGTCCTGGTGTTCCGTCGCATCCGTGTGGCGCGTACCGAAGACGATCGCGAAACAGGCGAGAAAGAGCGTGACCAGAAGCGGCAGGTCGACGAAGTTCTCGCCCGAGCCTATGCCGTAGTCGCTCGTGTCGATCATCGTGGCGACCGAACTCGACACCGCCTTGAGCTGCAATGCGATATAGGGAATGGCCCCGACGAGCGAGATCAGCGCGACGATTGCCGCAACGGCCGGGTTCTTGCCGTAGCGCGCAGCCACGAAATCGGCGACGGAGGTTAGCTTTTCGGTCTTGGCGAGCCGGACGATGCGGCGGATCAGCGGCATGCCGAACGTGAACATCAGGATCGGGCCGATGTAGATGCCGGTGAATTCGAGTCCGCGCTCCGCCGCAAGGCCGACGCCGCCGAAATAGGTCCAGGAGGTGCAGTAGATCGCCAGGCTCAGCGCATAGACGAGCGGCCTGCCCTTCTCGGCAATCTTGTTTCGTCTGGCTCGCCGGTCGCCATAGCTTGCAACTGCGAAGAGCAGCAGCAGATAGGCGAAGGCCGAGGCAAAAATGACCGAACCCGAAAGCATGCCTCACTCCTCCGCTGCCAGCATAGGGCAAGTCCATTTGGTTGGAAATCGGCGGTGCATCAGTCTTAAGTTCAAGATAATGCGCCGATATCCGCAACGCTTGACCAAATGCAAGGAGTGCGATTTCCTCACGCGGGGCTTTGGTCTAGATTCCTACCGGCGGTTGCCGCGCAAGACAGGTGCGGGTGGACGTTCGGGGGTATTTCGAGGAGAGAGGCATGCTGAACGAATTCAAGGAGTTTATCGCCCGCGGCAACGTCATGGACCTTGCGGTCGGCGTGATCATCGGTGCGGCCTTTAGCAAGATCGTCGATTCGGTCGTCAACGACCTCGTCATGCCGGTCGTGGGAGCGATCACCGGCGGCGGCTTCGACTTCTCCAACTATTTCCTGCCGCTCTCCGCCAGTGTTACCGCGCCGACGCTCGCAGCCGCACGCGAACAGGGCGCGGTCTTTGCCTATGGCAATTTCATCACGGTGCTCATCAACTTCCTGATTCTCGCCTGGATCATCTTCCTGCTGATCAAGCTCGTGAATCGCGCGCGTGCGTCGGTGGAAAGGGATAAGGCGCCGCCCCCGTCCGCACCTCCGCCGCAGGACATCCTGCTTCTCTCCGAAATTCGCGATCTCCTGAAGCAGCGCGCCTGAGACGCGGATCACGCGGCGGTCCGGTGCCGCCGAGTGATGGAAACATCACAAAATTCGATAAACAGGTCAGAGAAATTCGCGTGATCGCCGACGCCAAAGCGTCTAGAAACGGCGGGCAATCAGGAGCCCGCCGATGACGATCATGACCAGTCTCAGCCCCCGCGCGACGGCAGCGCCCGAAAGCGGCATCGTCGAAGTGGTCAACTATGCGCGCGGGCGCGAAGGACTGATCCCGCTTTGGGTCGGCGAAGGTGATCTGCCGACGCCGGATTTCGTCAGTCGCGCGGCGGCCGACGCGTTGATGGCCGGCGAGACCTTCTACACCTGGCAGCGCGGCATCCCGCCGCTGCGCGAGGCGCTGGTCCGCTATTACCAGCGCCGGTTCCAGAAGGCGCTTTCGCCTGAGAATTTCTATGTTACCGGTTCGGGAATGCAGGCGATCAAGCTTGCGATCGAAGCGGTAGGCTCTCCCGGCGACGAGGTGGTCCTGCTGACGCCCGCCTGGCCGAATTTCGCGGCCGCTGCGGACCTCTCCGGCGTTCGCCCGGTCGCCGTTCCATTGCAATTCGAAGGCGGCAAATGGCAGCTCGATCCCGAACGTCTTCAGGCGGCGATCGGGGAGAGGACGCGGGCGCTGTTCATCAACACGCCGTCCAACCCCACCGGTTGGACCGCCACTTACGAGGATCTCAGGGCTACTCTGGCGCTCGCGCGTAAACATGGACTCTGGATCATCGCCGACGAGATCTACGCGCTCTACTATTATCTCGGGGGCCGGGCGCCGTCCTTCCTCGACGTGATGGAGGAGGATGACCGCATTCTCTTCGTCAATTCCTTTTCCAAGAACTGGTCCATGACCGGCTGGCGTGTCGGGTGGATCGTCGCGCCGCCGGCGATGGGGCAGGTGCTCGAAAATCTCATTCAGTATTCGACCTCCGGTGTCGCGCAGTTCATGCAGCGCGGGGCAGTCGCCGCGCTCGATGAAGGCGACGGCTTCGTCGACGAGAACATTGCCAAGGCGAAGCGCAACCGCGATACGTTCTGCGACGCGCTGATCGCGACCAACCGCGTCGAAACGCTGAAACCCGATGGCGCGCTCTACGCCTTCCTGAAGATCGACGGCGTCACCGACTCGCGGGCCGCGGCGCTCGACCTCGTCGACCGGACCGGCGTCGGTCTGGCGCCGGGGACGGCCTTCGGCGAGGGCGGAGCGCTTTTCATGCGCGCCTGCTTCCTGCGTGATCCGCTCCAGATCGCCGAGGCCGCGGAGCGCTTGCAGCGCTACATCCTCAGCCGCTGACGGGGCATTTTGGGCGAGGATACGGCCAATAGGTAAAATCCGAGCGATCGGTGCGGCGGACCCTTAACCACCCCACCGAGAATAGCCGCTGCGTGCCGGCGAACAGCGCCCCGATTTAGAATTTCTGAAACGCGAACGCGTCTTTTCTGATCCCGCATATGCAGAGGGCAGGGGACGGAAAATGGCCGTATTGGTAACAGGCGGAGCAGGTTATATCGGCAGCCACATGGTATGGTCGCTGCTCGACGGCGGCGAAGCGGTGGTGGTGCTCGACTCCCTGTCGACTGGATTTCGCTGGGCGGTCGCACCGGAGGCGCGCTTCTACTTCGGCGATGTCGGTGACCGGGCGCTGCTCCAGCGGGTCTTTGCCGAGAACGACATCGACTCGGTCGTCCATTTTGCGGGCTCGGCCGTCGTACCGGAATCCGTCGCCAACCCGCTTGCCTATTATGAGAACAATACTGCCAATACCCGCACGCTCATTGCCGCAACCATCGAGGCCGGCGTTCGCCATTTCGTCTTTTCTTCGACCGCCGCCGTCTATGGAACCCAGGATACGTCCGATCCGGTCGGCGAGACGGCCGCCCTGCGGCCCCAGAGTCCCTACGGCCGCTCCAAGCTGATGTCGGAGATGATGTTGCAGGACGCCGCGGCCGCGCATGATTTCCGTTTTGTCGCGTTGCGCTATTTCAACGTGGCCGGGGCCGACCCGCTCGGCCGCGCCGGCCAGTCCACCTTCGGCGCGACGCATCTGATCAAGGTCGCCTGCGAGGCGGCGCTCGGGAGGCGCCGGAAGGTCGATGTCCTGGGCACGGACTATCCGACGGCGGACGGTACCGGCGTCAGAGACTATATCCATGTGAGTGATCTCGTGGCGGCACACAGGAGCGCGCTCGCCTATCTGCGGGCTGACGGTGAACCGTTGGTTGCCAATTGCGGTTACGGCCACGGCTTCTCGGTGCTGCAGGTGCTCGATACTGTGCGCCAGGTTTCCGGCCGCGATTTTATGGTGGACTACGCGCCCCGGCGGCCGGGCGATCCGGCGCAAATAGTCGCCGACTCTTCCGTAGCCCGGCTGAAGCTCGACTGGGTCCCGACGCATGCGAGCCTCGAGCATATCGTCCGGAGCGCCTTCGACTGGGAAAGCCATC
This window contains:
- the galE gene encoding UDP-glucose 4-epimerase GalE, translated to MAVLVTGGAGYIGSHMVWSLLDGGEAVVVLDSLSTGFRWAVAPEARFYFGDVGDRALLQRVFAENDIDSVVHFAGSAVVPESVANPLAYYENNTANTRTLIAATIEAGVRHFVFSSTAAVYGTQDTSDPVGETAALRPQSPYGRSKLMSEMMLQDAAAAHDFRFVALRYFNVAGADPLGRAGQSTFGATHLIKVACEAALGRRRKVDVLGTDYPTADGTGVRDYIHVSDLVAAHRSALAYLRADGEPLVANCGYGHGFSVLQVLDTVRQVSGRDFMVDYAPRRPGDPAQIVADSSVARLKLDWVPTHASLEHIVRSAFDWESHLGRKNSFDEEQDERLIANG
- a CDS encoding response regulator; the protein is MPEMTIIIADDHPLFRGAMRQALSGMAGAPAIVEAGDFAAARRAAADNPDADLMLLDLTMPGVSGLSGLIALRAEFPSLPVMIVSAHDDPATIHRALDLGAAGFLSKSAGIEEIREGIAKVMAGEVFVPAGYDQNQEYEPEVADLLHRLQTLTPQQSRVLSMLAEGLLNKQIAYELGVSEATIKAHVSAILLKLNVDSRTQAVIQLSKLGTVAAA
- the mscL gene encoding large conductance mechanosensitive channel protein MscL, which translates into the protein MLNEFKEFIARGNVMDLAVGVIIGAAFSKIVDSVVNDLVMPVVGAITGGGFDFSNYFLPLSASVTAPTLAAAREQGAVFAYGNFITVLINFLILAWIIFLLIKLVNRARASVERDKAPPPSAPPPQDILLLSEIRDLLKQRA
- a CDS encoding pyridoxal phosphate-dependent aminotransferase, whose translation is MTIMTSLSPRATAAPESGIVEVVNYARGREGLIPLWVGEGDLPTPDFVSRAAADALMAGETFYTWQRGIPPLREALVRYYQRRFQKALSPENFYVTGSGMQAIKLAIEAVGSPGDEVVLLTPAWPNFAAAADLSGVRPVAVPLQFEGGKWQLDPERLQAAIGERTRALFINTPSNPTGWTATYEDLRATLALARKHGLWIIADEIYALYYYLGGRAPSFLDVMEEDDRILFVNSFSKNWSMTGWRVGWIVAPPAMGQVLENLIQYSTSGVAQFMQRGAVAALDEGDGFVDENIAKAKRNRDTFCDALIATNRVETLKPDGALYAFLKIDGVTDSRAAALDLVDRTGVGLAPGTAFGEGGALFMRACFLRDPLQIAEAAERLQRYILSR
- a CDS encoding DUF952 domain-containing protein codes for the protein MNATIYKIVPALLWQEARRTGAFAGAPVDLADGFIHFSTRDQVVETASRHFEGQGDLLLVAVDAPALGDKLVYEPSRGGALFPHLYAPLPLDAVLWEKPLPLRPDGQHSFPELAP
- a CDS encoding PAS-domain containing protein produces the protein MLSGSVIFASAFAYLLLLFAVASYGDRRARRNKIAEKGRPLVYALSLAIYCTSWTYFGGVGLAAERGLEFTGIYIGPILMFTFGMPLIRRIVRLAKTEKLTSVADFVAARYGKNPAVAAIVALISLVGAIPYIALQLKAVSSSVATMIDTSDYGIGSGENFVDLPLLVTLFLACFAIVFGTRHTDATEHQDGLILAIAMESVVKLVAMLTVGIYIVFFLFGGPANLWAEAQQSPTVLAALEYQTPVARWILMIALSAFGIIMLPRQFHVTVVENRTDNELRTAGILFPLYLIAINAFVLPIAIAGILTFSGSGNADLYLLALPLAGDVPLVTLFTFIGGFSAATAMVIVASVALSIMVSNDIVMPVFLRRRLGTRGSLQEDMAGTLLNIRRTAIFVVLFLGYGYYRAADISAGLASLGLLSFAAIAQMAPALLGGLVWRQANARGAIAGMVSGFLVWAYVLFLPSLGGPDNSHIASTVLSFLLPFADLFSGSHSDPLVNATALSMLVNVAAYIVGSLTRAPKPLERFQAGVFITRRSRTERTFRGRKTKVTVRDLKTTIGRYMGEERMQRSFHTYEQQSGRWLDDNASADMALVHFSEQLLGSAIGSSSARLVLSLVLQRMDDTSSDTAWLLDQASEALQYNQDMLHTALSQMDQGIAVFDNANNLIIWNRRFRELLDLPEAAGQVGFPLADIVAILARRGDVRQDEEKALIANFLTLDKPFLLELEGGARILEVRSNAMPDKGIVTTYTDITQRVAADMALKQANETLELRVAERTGELTRVNRELGEARAAAEEANIGKTRFFAAAGHDILQPLNAARLYSSSLVERLGDSDNRALVQNIDSSLESVEAILGAVLDISRLDTGAMKPRLQSVPLDELLRRIETDFAPMARAKDIQLVIMPTSLAARSDPNLLRRLVQNLVSNAIKYTLRGKVLVGVRRHGQTATIEVLDSGIGIPTSKFRTVFKEFARLEEGARTASGLGLGLSIVDRISRVLNHPVGLQSKPGKGTGFKVSVPLDKSAGGRVRPQPVAAAKTSEALAGLNVICIDNEPKILEGMALLLGGWGCSVTTAESLAACTEMAPGRLSVRPDAIVADYHLGDGTGVEAIAAIRGLWQESIPALMVTADRSPEVRGAAERDGVSLQHKPVRPAALRAWLTQLAAAGRAAAE